From a single Pseudophryne corroboree isolate aPseCor3 chromosome 6, aPseCor3.hap2, whole genome shotgun sequence genomic region:
- the LOC134933446 gene encoding zona pellucida sperm-binding protein 4-like, whose amino-acid sequence MIIGAAYDGCYVRQEHGGYVMTLIAEQISNGAVEYRKKDIRCPFLPAMDAPSDCAAVQSGDRLPCANASVTRAVCEGLDCCFSTSDPSLPCYYGNKVTAQCTDAGQVLIAISQDVTTPSLLLDSVGVLNVDSTSCPILSISKTSAFILFQFPLSCGGASQVSDNTVVYENTVYATKDTRTWQGSSITRDSTFRLTVRCIYSHTGVVPLQVEVLTLPPPLPVSTSGPLLLELQIAKDMQYTSYYVQTDYPLVKVLRDPVYFEVKILQRTDPNLFLILNDCWATPSADPTQQVQWPILMDGCPFTGDNYLTQLVPLGSPTQRIQFPTHYQRFIVSTFTFVDQSSQLALEGLVYFHCSASVCVPSATESCTTSCGNRKKRAIEEPEQKVTVSKGPVDFIDGDIPSDRRISVQGTSDTNSSPVMWLRGAAAGGGVLVVTVAVLGVWWHRRSRRPTMHTVKM is encoded by the exons CTATGGATGCTCCCAGTGACTGTGCTGCTGTCCAGAGTGGTGACCGCTTGCCATGTGCCAATGCCTCTGTGACCAGGGCGGTCTGTGAAGGATTAGACTGCTGCTTCTCAACCAGTGACCCCTCCCTTCCCTGTTACTATGGGAACAAAG TGACTGCACAGTGTACTGATGCTGGCCAGGTTCTGATTGCTATCTCTCAGGATGTGACTACACCATCCCTGCTCTTGGATTCAGTTGGTGTCCTCAATGTGGACTCCACTTCTTGCCCCATACTGAGCATTTCAAAGACTTCCGCTTTCATACTGTTCCAGTTCCCCCTCTCTTGTGGAGGAGCCAGCCAG GTATCGGATAACACAGTAGTGTATGAGAATACAGTTTATGCCACCAAGGACACAAGGACATGGCAAGGATCCTCCATCACAAGAGACAGTACATTTAG GTTGACTGTCCGCTGCATCTACTCTCATACTGGGGTTGTCCCACTGCAAGTTGAGGTGCTCACCCTGCCCCCACCCCTTCCTGTGTCCACCTCAGGACCTCTCCTCCTGGAGCTGCAGATAGCAAAAG ACATGCAGTATACTTCATACTACGTGCAGACAGACTACCCTCTTGTCAAAGTGCTCAGAGATCCTGTCTACTTCGAGGTCAAAATACTACAAAGAACTGACCCAAACTTGTTCCTGATCTTAAATGACTGCTGGGCCACTCCTTCTGCAGACCCTACCCAACAAGTCCAATGGCCCATCCTTATGGATGG ATGCCCTTTTACTGGGGACAACTACCTGACTCAGCTGGTTCCACTTGGCTCACCCACGCAGAGGATTCAGTTTCCAACACACTACCAGCGCTTCATTGTCAGCACCTTCACCTTTGTGGATCAGAGTTCCCAGCTTGCTCTTGAAGGACTG GTATACTTCCACTGCAGTGCTTCTGTTTGTGTCCCTTCTGCTACTGAGTCCTGCACAACATCGTGTGGCAACAGGAAAA AGCGAGCAATTGAGGAGCCAGAGCAGAAGGTCACGGTAAGCAAAGGTCCAGTTGACTTCATTGATGGTGACATTCCCTCAGATAGGAGGATTTCTGTTCAAG GAACCTCTGATACTAACTCATCTCCTGTGATGTGGCTGAGGGGAGCTGCAGCTGGAGGAGGCGTCTTGGTGGTGACTGTTGCAGTACTAGGTGTCTGGTGGCATCGCAGGAGTCGGAGACCTACCATGCACActgtaaaaatgtga